A window of Vigna unguiculata cultivar IT97K-499-35 chromosome 4, ASM411807v1, whole genome shotgun sequence contains these coding sequences:
- the LOC114180736 gene encoding PXMP2/4 family protein 4-like codes for MTNAISNRFFTSLSTPSNRLLVPPLSHFRRCHQPHLHRKPPLHQRASRSVTRFSSVSSSSSSSYSGKPGFVGWYLRMLETYPLITKSVTSSLVFAASDITSQMITLPSFCASFDLIRTLRLAIYGLLVLGPTQHMWFGFLSKILPKTDLASTLKKILMGQFILGPIINTVFFSYNGAFQGEGVTQIIARLKRDLLPTLLSGALYWPACDFVTLRYLPVRLQPLLNSTFTYVWTIFLTYMANRG; via the exons ATGACCAACGCCATTTCCAACCGCTTCTTCACCTCTCTCTCCACTCCCTCAAACCGCCTCCTCGTCCCTCCGCTCTCACATTTTCGCCGCTGCCACCAACCGCATCTCCACCGCAAACCACCGCTGCACCAACGCGCTTCTCGCTCCGTGACGCGCTTTTCCTCcgtctcctcctcctcctcctcttcttatTCTGGCAAGCCGGGGTTCGTGGGATGGTATCTGCGCATGCTCGAAACTTACCCTCTCATCACCAAAAGCGTAACCTCGTCGCTTGTGTTCGCCGCGTCTGACATCACTTCTCAG ATGATTACACTACCCAGTTTTTGTGCTTCATTTGATCTAATAAGGACACTGCGTCTGGCAATATATGGACTGTTAGTCTTGGGGCCAACACAGCACATGTGGTTTGGTTTTCTGTCTAAAATTTTACCCAAGACAGATTTGGCATCAACcttgaagaaaattttaatgGGGCAATTTATATTAGGTCCTATCATCAATACTGTCTTCTTCTCCTATAATGGTGCTTTCCAAG GTGAAGGTGTAACTCAAATTATTGCGAGGTTGAAGAGAGATCTACTTCCTACATTGTTAAGTGGTGCTCTGTATTGGCCTGCATGTGATTTTGTCACCTTGAGATACCTTCCAGTTCGTTTGCAG